TGCCGGCCCCGCCATCGTCGGACAGATGGGCTACGGCCAGGCCACCAGCCTCACCGCCGTGGGCGACACGATCAACGCCGCCAGCCGCCTGGAAGGCCTCGCCAAGGAGCTCGACGTGGAACTCGTCGTCTCCGAAGACCTCGCCACCCGCGCCGGCCTCGACCTCTCCAGCCGCGACAGGCAGATCGTCCAGATCAGAGGACGCGCGGCGCCCCTGGGGAGCTGGATCATTCCAGAGGCGGGGAGTTTGGGGCGGTGAGGCAAAGGAGCAGGATCTTTCGGCGGTGAAGGTTTGCTCACCCGGGCGCCCACGCCTCGATCAGGCATTAAAAAAGCGCGGCTTTCGCCGCGCTTTCCTTTGCCTGAAATGTCGAGCGATCTTACTCGCCGGCAGCCTTCTGCTGGTCGCGCTGGGCGCGCTCGGCGTCCCGCTCGGCCTTGAGCTGCTCGGTGATGTCCTCGCCGGTCTCCTGGTTGACGACCTTCATGGAGAGACGGACCTTGCCGCGCTCATCCATGCCGAGGAACTTCACCTTCACCTTGTCGCCTTCCTTGACCACGTCGGTGACCTTGCCGACGCGGTTCTTGGCCAGCTCCGAGATGTGCACGAGGCCGTCGCGGGAACCGAAGAAGTTCACGAAGGCGCCGAACTCCATCACCTTCACGACCGTGCCGTCATAGATCACGTTGACCTCGGGCTCGGCCACGATGGAGCGGATCCAGTTGTAGGCGGCCTTGATCGACTTGCCGTCGGCGGACGCGATCTTGATGAGACCGTCGTCATTGATGTCGATCTTCGCGCCGGTCTTCTCCACGATCTCGCGGATGACCTTGCCGCCCGAACCGATGACTTCGCGGATCTTGTCGACCGGGATCTGCATGGTCTCGATGCGCGGGGCGTGCTCGCCGAGTTCGGCGCGCGGAGCCGTCAGGGCCTTGTTCATCTCGGCCAGGATGTGACCGCGACCGTCCTTGGCCTGATCGAGCGCGACGCGCATGATCTCCTCGGTGATGCCGGCGATCTTGATGTCCATCTGGAGCGAGGTGATGCCCTGGTCGGTGCCCGCCACCTTGAAGTCCATGTCGCCGAGATGATCCTCGTCGCCGAGAATGTCGGACAGGACCGCGAAGCGCTCGCCCTCGAGGATGAGGCCCATGGCGATGCCCGCCACCGGACGGCGCAGGGGAACGCCCGCATCCATCAACGACAGAGAGCCGCCGCAGACGGACGCCATCGACGAGGAGCCGTTCGACTCGGTGATCTCCGACACGACGCGGATCGTGTAGGGGAACTCGTGGGACGGCGGCAGCATCGGATGGATGGCGCGCCAGGCGAGCTTGCCGTGGCCGATTTCGCGGCGGCCGGGCGAGCCCATGCGGCCCGTCTCACCGACGGAATAGGGCGGGAAGTTGTAGTGCAGCAGGAAGGTTTCCTTGCGGGTGCCCTCCAGCTCGTCGATGAACTGCTCGTCCTCGCCGGTGCCGAGCGTGGTCACGACCAGCGCCTGGGTCTCGCCGCGGGTGAACACGGCCGAACCGTGGGTGCGGGGCAGCACGCCGACTTCCGACAGGATCGGACGGACCGTCTTGAG
This region of Microvirga mediterraneensis genomic DNA includes:
- the pnp gene encoding polyribonucleotide nucleotidyltransferase, coding for MFDIQREELIWAGRKLVLETGKMARQADGAVVATYGETTVLATVVSAKEPKAGVDFFPLTVNYQERTYAAGRIPGGYFKREGRPTEKETLVSRLIDRPIRPLFVEGYKNDTQVVVTVLSHDLENDPDIVAMVAASAALTLSGVPFMGPVGAARVGYIGGQYKLNPPIQEMEQSSLDLVVAGTADAVLMVESEAKELPEDVMLGAVMFGHKHFQPVIEAIIRLAEKAAKEPRDYQPADVSEVEQAVLAIAEADLREAYKITRKQDRYAAVDAVKAKVMDALVPADGEAKFDPEKVKAVFKEAQAKVVRWNILDTGTRIDGRDLKTVRPILSEVGVLPRTHGSAVFTRGETQALVVTTLGTGEDEQFIDELEGTRKETFLLHYNFPPYSVGETGRMGSPGRREIGHGKLAWRAIHPMLPPSHEFPYTIRVVSEITESNGSSSMASVCGGSLSLMDAGVPLRRPVAGIAMGLILEGERFAVLSDILGDEDHLGDMDFKVAGTDQGITSLQMDIKIAGITEEIMRVALDQAKDGRGHILAEMNKALTAPRAELGEHAPRIETMQIPVDKIREVIGSGGKVIREIVEKTGAKIDINDDGLIKIASADGKSIKAAYNWIRSIVAEPEVNVIYDGTVVKVMEFGAFVNFFGSRDGLVHISELAKNRVGKVTDVVKEGDKVKVKFLGMDERGKVRLSMKVVNQETGEDITEQLKAERDAERAQRDQQKAAGE